CCTGAAAAAGCTGGCGGATGATGAGGGATATGAGTGCTTTGTCATTCCAGATGATATTGGTGGGCGATATTCAGTCCTGACCGCGGTTGGATTGTTGCCGATCGCTGTAAGCGGGGCGAACATGGATGCGCTCATGCAAGGGGCCAAGGATGCACGCGAACGCTACATGGTCATGGATTTGCGTGACAATCCGTGTTATCAGTATGCGGCCATTCGTAATGCACTCTATCGAAAAGGCAAGACGGTGGAGCTGTTGGTCAGCTATGAACCGCAGTTTCGCTACTTTGCGGAGTGGTGGAAGCAGCTCTTCGGGGAATCGGAAGGCAAGGACGGCAAAGGAATTTTTCCGGCTTCAGCCGAGTTTTCAACGGACTTGCATTCGTTGGGTCAATACATACAGGACGGCATGAGGCATTTGTTTGAGACCGTTCTGTCTGTGACAAAGCCCGCTGTGGATTTGACTGTCCAGGAGGACCCCGCTGACGTCGATGGATTGAATTTTTTGACTGGCAAACGAATGGGGTATGTCAATAAAAAGGCTTTCGAGGGAACGGTGCTGGCCCATGTGGACGGCGGCGTACCGAATCTGCTTGTGGAAATACCGGAGGCGACAGCTTACTATCTTGGCGGACTGATTTACTTTTTTGAAAAGGCATGCGGAATCAGCGGCTATTTGCTAGGCGTCAATCCGTTTGATCAGCCAGGGGTGGAGGCGTACAAAGCCAATATGTTTGCCTTGCTGGGTAAACCGGGCTACGAGCGGCAGAAAGCGGAACTGGAGGCTAGATTGCGCGAGAATAAGACGTATTTGACCGTTGAGGAGACAGCCGCCTATTTGGAGCTTCCCGAGACGTTTATTATGGAAAAAATCAAGCAGGGGCGCATCCGTGCTGTCCATGACGGCAATGAGTACATTATCAACAAAGAGCAATTCAATCATCATCTGGAGGAAATTCGCAAGCTCCGGGAGTTCGAGGATGCCGCGCGTCATGAACCGATTCCGGAGAGCTACGATGTGAAGGATGAGGATTAACCAGCGGACGTGCTTGTCAGATGGTTGCAAACAGGACTATACTTACAAAGGAATATCATAATGAACAAGCAACTTGGGGAGTCCTTCATGCGGGGCTGAGAGGATGGAAGCAACTGACCATCGACCCATTGCACCTGATCCGGATCATGCCGGCGCAGGGATACGGTTGCCGGCAGACAGCGCTTTTCGCTTGATTGTTACCTATGCGCATGTAGCCCACCTTTTCCTGCTCGGGAATTGGTGGGCTTTTTGTTATGGAGGCTATGTGTGGCTGTAGTGGAGAGAAGAATATTTCCAGTCTAAGCTCCAGGCTCCGTCCTGCTGGGGGCTGGGACTGCCCGCTCCGAATGGATTCGCGGGGAAACGCAAAAGTGGTAGCCGCTACGTCGTATGGGCACGGTTGCGTTTCTGTTGCCCGCGAATCCCTTCTCCGCTCGGTAGGACTCCACAAGTCGCTACGTCTGGAAATATTCTTCTCTGGCGTAACTGAAGGCATTTTTCATCATTTTTAAAGCTTTAAACTATCGGAAAACAAGGAAAGCTCGTAGAGGAAACAGGAGAAATAAGCGAAGATCTTAGGGACACCGACCGAGACGGAATGCAAAAAGCGAAACACGCTCTTAAGCGTCCACCTCTGATACACATCCTTGAAGATAGCACTTTGGACGCGGTTTCGCTTTTTGCATGGAGTCGTGCAGTCAATCCCCCAGGGGGTGGCCCTAGAAGCTGAGCGTTTTCTCCTGTTTCCTCCACGCCACAACAGCAACGTACAAGTCGTTTTTAGTCAACATGGTGAGGAGAGAGAAAAAGATGAGTGATTGTCTGGTAGTGGGTGGAGGAATTATCGGATTGAGCTTGGCATACGAGCTGTCGCGGCGCGGGGTGAGCGTTACCCTCGTCGAGCAGGGTGAATGGGGAGGGCAGGCGTCTTCGGCTGCTGCAGGAATGCTTGCTCCTTTGAAAGAATTCACAGCACCTGGACCGATGCTCGATTTGGGCATGGAGTCACTTGCGCTATACCCGGAATGGGCTGCAGAGCTGGAAGAATTGACTGGCGGAGATGTACAGCTAAGCCTGGAGGGATTGCTGACCGTCGCGTTAAATGAGGAAGAAGTCCAACAGCTTGCAGACAAGTACCGTTGGCAAAAAGAAGCGGGCCATGCTGTACACTGGCTCTCGACTACAGCACAAGTGAAAGAGATAGAGCCGCTTCTGACCGATCAAGTGCAAGCGGCCATCTATTCGCCGTACGAAGGACACATCAACAATCGAATGCTTCTTCGCGCCTTGGCAACTGCTTGCCAATTGCAAGGAGTGAAGCTGCTATCTGGCTGCGTGGTGAGCGGCATTGCGGTAAAAGGCGGAAAAGTAATCGGGATCGAGACCTCTACAGGGTCACTGCGTGCCGAACAGACCGTGATTGCCTCGGGAGCGTGGGTTGGAATGATGCTGGAGATGCTTGGTATTTCCGTGCCGATTCGCCCTGTTCGTGGACAGATTGCGGCCGTTTCGTCCGTGGGCATTCCATTGCGAACGGTGATTTTCGGAACGACAGGCTACATCACCCCGAAAAAGGATGGAAAAATTGTCATTGGTGCGACTGAGGATGAGAGTGGCTTCCAGCGAGACGTTACAATGGCAGGTTTGGCGAGTATCCTGCAAGGGACCATGCCGTATGTTCCTGCGCTTCACTCCGCTACCTTTCTGGAGGCTTGGGGTGGACTTCGACCTGCGACACAAGATGGCAAGCCGCTATTGGGCCCCGTTCCTGGCTGGGAAGGACTGTCGATCGCAGGTGGACATTTTCGCAATGGCATCTTGCTTTCTCCTGTCACTGCAAAATCGATGGCGGACTTTGTGGAAAAAGGGGAGACGGAGCGCCTTTTGCCATTTTTACCTGCCCGCTTTCTGTAAATTGGGCTAGTCTGGCCTAGAATCCGGTAACCTCCCCATGGGCACTTGTATATGGTAATAAAGAAACACCAGAAGGGGAGGAGTTTCCATGCAGTCTGATTCTGAAAAAAACCTGTATCAGGCTGACATTCAATTTGTCAGCCTGTTAAAGGATATGCGAGAAAATGTGCACAACATCTGCAAGGAGCACGTGGAGAAAAAAGTGCGCATCGAAGCGATTGACGGGCAAGTGTTTGAAGGCGTCATTGTCGATTATGATGATCAGAACGTATACGTAGAAGTTGTGGACCAGGATGCGGAGGAAGAAGAAGTTTTCGATGAGTATGATTATGAGAACTATGATGGCTACAATCCTTATCAAGTAATGGAAGTGGCCAATCGGCAGCCGTACGGAGGATGGGGGCAATATCCTGATTATTACTTTCAGTATGTGAGCTATAATCCGTATGCAGGTTATCCTCCCTATGGCGATCTCAGTCCTTATGGAGGCAATCCATACTATCCGCAGGTAAGTCCTTACGGTGATGGGTACAATCCATACGGTCAGGTCAGCCCTTTCGGCAGTTCCAACAACTCACGGGTTAGCCCGTATAGCAGCAGCAATCGTCCCGCCCCCCAAGTCAGCCCGTATAGCAGCAGTAATCGCCCCGCTCCCCAAGTCAGTCCGTATAGCGAGCAAAATCCGCAGGTAAGTCCTTACGGGCAAAATCTATCGCCATTCCCACCATTCCCGCCGTATCCGCCATTTTTTTGTCCGCCACCACCACCCCCACCGCCATATGTTTTGCCAAGAGTTCAAGGGAGAAGACGTAAAAGATGCCGGAACGGACGTAAAAT
This genomic stretch from Brevibacillus brevis harbors:
- a CDS encoding excisionase family DNA-binding protein, whose product is MTVEETAAYLELPETFIMEKIKQGRIRAVHDGNEYIINKEQFNHHLEEIRKLREFEDAARHEPIPESYDVKDED
- the thiO gene encoding glycine oxidase ThiO; translated protein: MSDCLVVGGGIIGLSLAYELSRRGVSVTLVEQGEWGGQASSAAAGMLAPLKEFTAPGPMLDLGMESLALYPEWAAELEELTGGDVQLSLEGLLTVALNEEEVQQLADKYRWQKEAGHAVHWLSTTAQVKEIEPLLTDQVQAAIYSPYEGHINNRMLLRALATACQLQGVKLLSGCVVSGIAVKGGKVIGIETSTGSLRAEQTVIASGAWVGMMLEMLGISVPIRPVRGQIAAVSSVGIPLRTVIFGTTGYITPKKDGKIVIGATEDESGFQRDVTMAGLASILQGTMPYVPALHSATFLEAWGGLRPATQDGKPLLGPVPGWEGLSIAGGHFRNGILLSPVTAKSMADFVEKGETERLLPFLPARFL